A portion of the Maniola hyperantus chromosome 24, iAphHyp1.2, whole genome shotgun sequence genome contains these proteins:
- the LOC117993675 gene encoding uncharacterized protein isoform X2 yields the protein MKTSPSQFDLMVTFMEQHGDLSKPSSNARGRISTLSKWEELAVLLNSDGSGDTKTPEKWKKVWSDFKNNTKKKAARLHRSATGTGGGAATYCKLTDLEQRVLNLIGVQVATGLAVEEAGLSQGIHNEPDSMMVEQGTPSLLSQFVEIPLTPEVLITNIASPELPSQRRAMCSPPLGFIEEEVHDPGMRTPTRPSTARRLEPALSGQTTPRRGRPTQARGSQRKRVRPAHTQQAAEHFLQAEEFWRKFKIEQHRDYMDLRREQNRIREMEVQVQTQWQAVGLRALDILDKIATKYCKD from the exons ATGAAGACGAGTCCTTCGCAATTTGATTTGATGGTAACATTCATGGAGCA GCATGGAGACCTCAGCAAGCCGTCCTCCAATGCAAGAGGCAGAATCTCTACTCTTAGTAAGTGGGAGGAACTGGCTGTGCTACTGAATAGTGATGGCAGTGGTGACACTAAAACTCCTGAGAAATGGAAAAAA GTGTGGAgtgatttcaaaaataataccaAGAAAAAAGCTGCTCGTCTGCATAGATCAGCTACTGGTACTGGTGGTGGTGCTGCTACTTACTGCAAACTAACAGATTTAGAACAAAGAGTTCTAAATCTGATCGGTGTGCAAGTAGCGACGGGCTTGGCAGTGGAAGAGGCTGGGTTGTCACAG GGGATTCATAATGAGCCAGACTCTATGATGGTTGAGCAAGGCACTCCATCTTTGCTCTCACAATTCGTAGAAA ttCCACTTACACCAGAGGTATTAATTACTAATATTGCCTCACCAGAGCTACCATCACAGAGAAGAGCTATGTGTTCTCCGCCTCTGGGCTTTATAGAGGAAGAAGTTCATG ATCCGGGCATGCGCACTCCAACTAGGCCCTCAACTGCTCGGCGACTCGAGCCTGCTCTATCCGGGCAAACTACACCTCGCCGAGGAAGACCAACACAAGCTCGAGGATCGCAACGAAAAAGAGTGAGGCCAGCACACACACAGCAGGCAGCCGAACATTTCCTCCAAGCAGAAGAATTTtggagaaaatttaaaatagaacaGCATAGGGACTACATGGACTTGAGAAGAGAGCAAAATAGGATCAGGGAGATGGAAGTGCAGGTTCAGACGCAGTGGCAAGCAGTAGGATTAAGAGCTCTAGACATATTAGATAAGATAGCAACTAAGTATTGTAAAGATTAG
- the LOC117993675 gene encoding uncharacterized protein isoform X1: protein MKTSPSQFDLMVTFMEQHGDLSKPSSNARGRISTLSKWEELAVLLNSDGSGDTKTPEKWKKVWSDFKNNTKKKAARLHRSATGTGGGAATYCKLTDLEQRVLNLIGVQVATGLAVEEAGLSQGIHNEPDSMMVEQGTPSLLSQFVEIPLTPEVLITNIASPELPSQRRAMCSPPLGFIEEEVHGSQPWNETAGPSTSYTAPAAAVPPQTRPATPLFTFAESQVEDPGMRTPTRPSTARRLEPALSGQTTPRRGRPTQARGSQRKRVRPAHTQQAAEHFLQAEEFWRKFKIEQHRDYMDLRREQNRIREMEVQVQTQWQAVGLRALDILDKIATKYCKD from the exons ATGAAGACGAGTCCTTCGCAATTTGATTTGATGGTAACATTCATGGAGCA GCATGGAGACCTCAGCAAGCCGTCCTCCAATGCAAGAGGCAGAATCTCTACTCTTAGTAAGTGGGAGGAACTGGCTGTGCTACTGAATAGTGATGGCAGTGGTGACACTAAAACTCCTGAGAAATGGAAAAAA GTGTGGAgtgatttcaaaaataataccaAGAAAAAAGCTGCTCGTCTGCATAGATCAGCTACTGGTACTGGTGGTGGTGCTGCTACTTACTGCAAACTAACAGATTTAGAACAAAGAGTTCTAAATCTGATCGGTGTGCAAGTAGCGACGGGCTTGGCAGTGGAAGAGGCTGGGTTGTCACAG GGGATTCATAATGAGCCAGACTCTATGATGGTTGAGCAAGGCACTCCATCTTTGCTCTCACAATTCGTAGAAA ttCCACTTACACCAGAGGTATTAATTACTAATATTGCCTCACCAGAGCTACCATCACAGAGAAGAGCTATGTGTTCTCCGCCTCTGGGCTTTATAGAGGAAGAAGTTCATG GATCTCAACCTTGGAATGAGACTGCAGGGCCATCAACATCCTACACTGCCCCAGCTGCAGCGGTACCACCTCAGACAAGGCCTGCAACTCCGCTTTTTACATTTGCGGAGTCACAAGTGGAAG ATCCGGGCATGCGCACTCCAACTAGGCCCTCAACTGCTCGGCGACTCGAGCCTGCTCTATCCGGGCAAACTACACCTCGCCGAGGAAGACCAACACAAGCTCGAGGATCGCAACGAAAAAGAGTGAGGCCAGCACACACACAGCAGGCAGCCGAACATTTCCTCCAAGCAGAAGAATTTtggagaaaatttaaaatagaacaGCATAGGGACTACATGGACTTGAGAAGAGAGCAAAATAGGATCAGGGAGATGGAAGTGCAGGTTCAGACGCAGTGGCAAGCAGTAGGATTAAGAGCTCTAGACATATTAGATAAGATAGCAACTAAGTATTGTAAAGATTAG
- the LOC117993675 gene encoding uncharacterized protein isoform X3 encodes MKTSPSQFDLMVTFMEQHGDLSKPSSNARGRISTLSKWEELAVLLNSDGSGDTKTPEKWKKGIHNEPDSMMVEQGTPSLLSQFVEIPLTPEVLITNIASPELPSQRRAMCSPPLGFIEEEVHGSQPWNETAGPSTSYTAPAAAVPPQTRPATPLFTFAESQVEDPGMRTPTRPSTARRLEPALSGQTTPRRGRPTQARGSQRKRVRPAHTQQAAEHFLQAEEFWRKFKIEQHRDYMDLRREQNRIREMEVQVQTQWQAVGLRALDILDKIATKYCKD; translated from the exons ATGAAGACGAGTCCTTCGCAATTTGATTTGATGGTAACATTCATGGAGCA GCATGGAGACCTCAGCAAGCCGTCCTCCAATGCAAGAGGCAGAATCTCTACTCTTAGTAAGTGGGAGGAACTGGCTGTGCTACTGAATAGTGATGGCAGTGGTGACACTAAAACTCCTGAGAAATGGAAAAAA GGGATTCATAATGAGCCAGACTCTATGATGGTTGAGCAAGGCACTCCATCTTTGCTCTCACAATTCGTAGAAA ttCCACTTACACCAGAGGTATTAATTACTAATATTGCCTCACCAGAGCTACCATCACAGAGAAGAGCTATGTGTTCTCCGCCTCTGGGCTTTATAGAGGAAGAAGTTCATG GATCTCAACCTTGGAATGAGACTGCAGGGCCATCAACATCCTACACTGCCCCAGCTGCAGCGGTACCACCTCAGACAAGGCCTGCAACTCCGCTTTTTACATTTGCGGAGTCACAAGTGGAAG ATCCGGGCATGCGCACTCCAACTAGGCCCTCAACTGCTCGGCGACTCGAGCCTGCTCTATCCGGGCAAACTACACCTCGCCGAGGAAGACCAACACAAGCTCGAGGATCGCAACGAAAAAGAGTGAGGCCAGCACACACACAGCAGGCAGCCGAACATTTCCTCCAAGCAGAAGAATTTtggagaaaatttaaaatagaacaGCATAGGGACTACATGGACTTGAGAAGAGAGCAAAATAGGATCAGGGAGATGGAAGTGCAGGTTCAGACGCAGTGGCAAGCAGTAGGATTAAGAGCTCTAGACATATTAGATAAGATAGCAACTAAGTATTGTAAAGATTAG